Proteins from a single region of Candidatus Limnocylindrales bacterium:
- the thiE gene encoding thiamine phosphate synthase → MLALPDPPVQLITGAWTDLDDLRSRVAAALAGGIRWVQLRAKARPASELYAAAMLVAPMLRESGGLFVVNDRVDIALASEADGVHLPEDGMPVADARRLLGEQAWIARSVHSADAIAAMKGDPPCAVQYGPVFETASKRAYGQPKGTRELSAASDAAHSVGIPLVAVGGITAGRVRDCREHGADAVAVIGAIWDSDDVERAARDFIGKAG, encoded by the coding sequence ATGCTCGCCCTGCCCGATCCTCCCGTTCAGCTCATCACTGGAGCGTGGACCGACCTCGACGATCTGCGTTCGCGCGTAGCCGCGGCGCTCGCCGGCGGAATCCGCTGGGTGCAGCTTCGCGCCAAGGCGAGGCCCGCGAGCGAGCTTTACGCCGCGGCGATGCTCGTCGCGCCGATGCTGCGTGAGAGCGGCGGCCTTTTTGTCGTCAACGATCGCGTCGACATTGCGCTCGCGAGCGAAGCCGATGGTGTCCATCTGCCGGAAGACGGCATGCCGGTGGCCGACGCGCGCCGCCTGCTCGGAGAGCAAGCATGGATCGCGCGGTCCGTTCATTCGGCCGATGCGATCGCCGCGATGAAAGGCGACCCTCCTTGCGCCGTGCAGTACGGTCCGGTGTTCGAGACCGCGTCGAAACGCGCGTATGGCCAGCCGAAGGGAACGCGCGAGCTCTCCGCTGCGTCGGATGCCGCGCACAGCGTCGGCATTCCGCTGGTGGCCGTCGGTGGAATCACCGCGGGACGCGTACGCGACTGCCGCGAGCACGGCGCCGACGCCGTCGCCGTGATCGGAGCGATCTGGGATTCGGACGACGTCGAACGAGCGGCGCGGGATTTTATCGGCAAAGCGGGATGA
- a CDS encoding thiazole synthase, giving the protein MGAPVQSQSRSPGETATTDSEDSLVLAGRSYRSRLLVGTGKYADFEQTRIAIETSGAEIVTVAVRRVNITDPTKPNLLDFVDPKRFTILPNTAGCYTAEDAIRTCRLAREAGIGKLVKLEVIGDEKTLFPDVPATIEAARILVKEGFDVLPYVTDDPVACKRLEEAGCVAVMPLAAPIGSGLGIRNPYNIRIIIEQSRVPVIVDAGVGTASDAAYALELGCDAVLMNTAIAGARDPILMARAMKLGVEAGRAAFLAGRIAKKLHASASSPLADLIG; this is encoded by the coding sequence GTGGGAGCACCTGTGCAGAGTCAGTCGAGGAGCCCGGGCGAAACCGCGACTACGGACAGCGAAGATTCTCTGGTCCTGGCCGGTCGCAGCTACCGCTCGCGGCTTCTGGTCGGCACCGGCAAGTACGCCGACTTCGAGCAGACCCGCATCGCGATCGAGACTTCGGGCGCCGAGATCGTCACCGTGGCCGTGCGGCGCGTGAACATCACCGACCCGACCAAACCGAACCTGCTCGACTTCGTCGATCCGAAGCGTTTCACGATCCTTCCGAACACCGCCGGCTGCTACACCGCCGAAGATGCGATCCGCACGTGCCGGCTCGCGCGCGAGGCCGGCATCGGCAAGCTCGTCAAGCTCGAGGTCATCGGCGACGAGAAGACTTTGTTTCCCGACGTGCCCGCGACGATCGAAGCCGCGCGCATCCTCGTCAAGGAAGGTTTCGACGTGCTGCCGTACGTGACCGACGACCCGGTCGCGTGCAAGCGCCTCGAAGAGGCCGGGTGCGTTGCCGTCATGCCGCTGGCTGCGCCGATCGGTTCCGGTCTCGGGATTCGCAATCCGTACAACATCCGCATCATCATCGAGCAGAGCCGCGTGCCGGTGATCGTCGATGCCGGCGTCGGCACCGCTTCGGACGCCGCTTACGCGCTCGAGCTCGGATGCGATGCGGTGCTGATGAACACGGCCATCGCCGGCGCACGCGACCCGATCCTCATGGCCAGGGCCATGAAGCTCGGCGTCGAAGCCGGTCGCGCCGCGTTTCTTGCGGGACGCATCGCCAAGAAGCTTCATGCGAGCGCATCGTCTCCACTCGCCGACCTGATCGGCTGA